The sequence TATCAAATTGCTATAGCACAGGTTCGGTGTCAGGTAACAGTGATTTTGTTGGTGGTCTGGTAGGCTATAATTATTATGGTACGACATCATATTGTTATAGCACAGGCGTTGTGTCGGGCAGTGGTGTTAATGTAGGTGGACTGATAGGCATAAAAGAAGGAGGCTCGGTATCAAATTGTTACTGGGATATAGAGACTTCGGGACGGAGTAGTTCTGCGGGTGGTACAGGAAAAACCACAGCAGAAATGAAACAACAAGCCACTTATGTCGGCTGGGATTTTGTAAATATATGGGGTATCGTAGAGAATACAATCTATCCCCGTTTTCTATGGCAATTTGTAGTTCCAGAAATAACTGGCATGACACAGAGTGCAGCGGAAAGTGCCTTAACAGAAGCAGGATTTACCGTAGGAACGGTAAGTCAGCAATGTAGTAATACAATTCCTGAAGGCGTTGTAATCAGTCATAGCCCATTAAGTGGAGTTCAACTACCACCCGGTAGTTCTGTAGATTTAACTGTATCTACAGGATTATGTCCTATTCAGATAGATAGTATAGAAGAGTTGCAGAAGATAGGGAACGACCCTGACTATCCTCTCAATAGAGATTATGAATTGACACAGGATATAGATGCCAGTAATACAATAAGCTGGAATAGTGGAGCCGGATTTTCACCGATTGGAACAATAGGGAATCCCTTCACGGGTACATTTGACGGGAAGGGGTATAAGATAACGGGATTGTATATTAACCGTTCAGGAACAGATTATGTCGGATTATTTGGTTATATCTCAGGCAAAATAAATAATTTAGGTATAGAAAATTGTCAGATTACAGGTAAGGATTATGTGGGAGGTCTTGCAGGTCATAATTTAGCCACAATCTCGAATTGCTATAGCACAGGCTCAGTAATAGGTGATAATGATGTCGGCGGTCTTGTGGGTAATAACAGCAGCATTGCCTCAGTTTCGAAATGTTATACGAATTGCACGGTATCGGGTAGCGGTTATTTAGTTGGTGGTCTGGTGGGAGATAATTATGGTTCGGTATCAAATTGCTATAGCACAGGTTCGGTGTCAGGTAACAGTGATTTTGTTGGTGGTCTGGTAGGCTATAATTATTATGGTACGACATCATATTGTTATAGCACAGGCGTTGTGTCGGGCAGTGGTGTTAATGTAGGTGGACTGATAGGCATAAAAGAAGGAGGCTCGGTATCAAATTGTTACTGGGATATAGAGACTTCGGGACGGAGTAGTTCTGCGGGTGGTACAGGAAAAACCACAGCAGAAATGAAACAACAAGCCACTTATGTCGGCTGGGATTTTACAGATAGATGGGATATTATCGAAACATGTAGTTACCCTTGGTTAAAAGAAATAACAAATCCTTACCTTGTTCAGGTGCCCAGTGTGGTTGACTTAACGCCAGCAAGTGCAGAAGCATTACTAACAGGAATGGGGTTAAGATTAGGCACAGTAACTCAACAATGCAGTAATATAATTGTCGAAGGTAGAATAGTAAGCCAATCTCCGGGTTCTGGTTTACAGATAGTTCCGTGTGGTATGGTGGACATAGTTGTTTCCACAGGTCCATGCATTGAAGGCGAAGGTTCAGTAGAGGGGACACCTGAAGGAACACCGGAAGGGACTGCAGAAGGTGAAGGAATTACTGAAGGTGAAGGTGTTGTTGAAGGCATACCAGAAGGAACATTGGAAGGAGAAGGTATTACTGAAGGGACAACGGAAGGCGAAGGAATAGTTGAAGGTGAGGGCATGATTGAAGGTATTCCGGAAGGAACTCCAGAAGGAGAAGGAATTCCAGAGGGTATAGCGGAAGGTGAAGGTGTTCCTGAAGGCATAGTTGAAGGAGCTACTGAAGGTGAAGGTACTGCAGAAGGTTCTGTAGAAGGAACATCGGAAGGCACGCTGGAAGGAGAAGGTATAGTTGAAGGCACACCCGAAGGAACAACGGAAGGGACACCCGAAGGTGCAGTAGAGGGTACGCCCGAAGGCACACTGGAAGGCGAAGGAGTTACAGAAGGTGAAGGAGAAGGAGGAGTACCTCCTCACCATAGTGCAGACCAAGATGGAGATGGGCAAATAAGCCTATCGGAATTATTGCGCATAATCCAGTTCTTCAATTATGGAGCATATCATTGTGATTCCTTCGGAGAAGATGGTTATGCACCGGGTCCAGGTGACCAGAGTTGTCATCCGCATGCCTCTGACTATAATCCGTCGGATTGGAATATATCGTTAAGTGAATTATTGCGATTAATCCAATTCTTCAACAGCGGTGGTTATCATCCCTGTCCGGAAGACCCTGAAAGCGAAGATGGCTATTGCCCCGGCTCAGGGTTATGAATAAGTATGTCAATATCTTGTGAGTAAGTAATAGATGGGCGGACTTGCAAGTCTGCCCATATTTTTTGGTTATTAAATATCGTTTCAATTTTAAGAGGACACGAAGGAATATTACATAAAGGAGACAGGGGTGTAGATGCAAAAGATTTTTCTCTCCTACATTGTGAATTTTGTGTAGGGTCTCTGTATTCTTTGTGGTAAAAGAATAAACCTTTAAAAATATCAGAGGTGAGGACGCTTCAACTACATAAGGGCAAGGGCAGGAAAGAAATCACAGACAAAAATGTCTGTGCTATATTGGAGGCACTTTCTATCTATTTTTAATAGATGCAATTTTAATGATAATGGAAACTATTTTTTCTTTCACAGGTCAAAATATTTAGATTTAAGTTAAGGGTATATTCAGATATGAAATATAAACAGTTTATTTTACTATTTTTTATATGGCTTGTTAATTGTAATTTTTCTTTTTGCGATGAAATAACAATGCCTAAAATGAATCAGATTCAGGTGATTGGAACGCATAACAGTTATCATAAACGCCCTCAATACCTTTCTTGGGCGAAAGAGTATGTAAAAGAAACAAAAGATTGGGATTATGAACATTTACCTTTAGATTTACAATTAAATAATGGCGTCCGCAGTTTTGAATTAGATATTCACAACACACCTGAGGGCTGGAAAGTTATGCATGTGCCGAAATTTGATGACACAAGCACATGCTTGAATTTACAAGAATGTTTGAGGACTATACGCGAATGGTCAGACCAAAATCCATGGCATGTTCCTATTAGTGTATTGATAGAATGGAAAGATGAAGGACCTGTGATTGATAAGCGTATAACAATCCCGACAAAGGAGGATATTGAACGAATTGAAGAAGATATACTTGCTGTATGGAGTAAAGATAGGATAATCACACCGGACAGTGTCCGTGGAGATTTTAAGACACTGGAAGAAGCAATATTAAATAAAGGTTGGCCTACTTTAGATGAAGTGCGAGGAAAAATCATGTTTATATTCCATAACAGGGAAAAATTAAGAGAGATGTATCTCGACGGTCATCCAAACTTAGAAAACCGACTGATGTTTGTTAATTCACGCCCCGGTGAACCTTACTCTGCAACCGTAATAATAGATAATCCTTTTCATGAAGAAATACCTATATGGGTCCAAAAAGGATACTTTATTCGTGTTTTTGGAGGTAATCCAAAATCCCAGAAAGCATTTTCATGCGGAGCACAAGTTATCTCCACAGATAATCCTCCAGGAGAACCTTATCAAAAAACAGGTTACCAGACAATATTTCCCGATGGTTCTACTGTCCGCTGGAATCCCATAAATGGACCTACTGATAACACAATCCCTCCTGAGAAAAAATAACTTTCATCATCTTTACCTGTTACACCAC is a genomic window of Candidatus Hydrogenedens sp. containing:
- a CDS encoding PASTA domain-containing protein, which produces PAGSVVSQNPAGGAQVPPGSAVDLVISTGPCPVTVPNVVGMSQSNAESAITEAGLTVGTVSQQCSNTIPEGVVISHSPLSGVQLPPGSSVDLTVSTGLCPIQIDSIEELQKIGNDPDYPLNRDYELTQDIDASNTISWNSGAGFSPIGTIGNPFTGTFDGKGYKITGLYINRSGTDYVGLFGYISGKINNLGIENCQITGKDYVGGLAGHNLATISNCYSTGSVIGDNDVGGLVGNNSSIASVSKCYTNCTVSGSGYLVGGLVGDNYGSVSNCYSTGSVSGNSDFVGGLVGYNYYGTTSYCYSTGVVSGSGVNVGGLIGIKEGGSVSNCYWDIETSGRSSSAGGTGKTTAEMKQQATYVGWDFVNIWGIVENTIYPRFLWQFVVPEITGMTQSAAESALTEAGFTVGTVSQQCSNTIPEGVVISHSPLSGVQLPPGSSVDLTVSTGLCPIQIDSIEELQKIGNDPDYPLNRDYELTQDIDASNTISWNSGAGFSPIGTIGNPFTGTFDGKGYKITGLYINRSGTDYVGLFGYISGKINNLGIENCQITGKDYVGGLAGHNLATISNCYSTGSVIGDNDVGGLVGNNSSIASVSKCYTNCTVSGSGYLVGGLVGDNYGSVSNCYSTGSVSGNSDFVGGLVGYNYYGTTSYCYSTGVVSGSGVNVGGLIGIKEGGSVSNCYWDIETSGRSSSAGGTGKTTAEMKQQATYVGWDFTDRWDIIETCSYPWLKEITNPYLVQVPSVVDLTPASAEALLTGMGLRLGTVTQQCSNIIVEGRIVSQSPGSGLQIVPCGMVDIVVSTGPCIEGEGSVEGTPEGTPEGTAEGEGITEGEGVVEGIPEGTLEGEGITEGTTEGEGIVEGEGMIEGIPEGTPEGEGIPEGIAEGEGVPEGIVEGATEGEGTAEGSVEGTSEGTLEGEGIVEGTPEGTTEGTPEGAVEGTPEGTLEGEGVTEGEGEGGVPPHHSADQDGDGQISLSELLRIIQFFNYGAYHCDSFGEDGYAPGPGDQSCHPHASDYNPSDWNISLSELLRLIQFFNSGGYHPCPEDPESEDGYCPGSGL
- a CDS encoding Ca2+-dependent phosphoinositide-specific phospholipase C translates to MKYKQFILLFFIWLVNCNFSFCDEITMPKMNQIQVIGTHNSYHKRPQYLSWAKEYVKETKDWDYEHLPLDLQLNNGVRSFELDIHNTPEGWKVMHVPKFDDTSTCLNLQECLRTIREWSDQNPWHVPISVLIEWKDEGPVIDKRITIPTKEDIERIEEDILAVWSKDRIITPDSVRGDFKTLEEAILNKGWPTLDEVRGKIMFIFHNREKLREMYLDGHPNLENRLMFVNSRPGEPYSATVIIDNPFHEEIPIWVQKGYFIRVFGGNPKSQKAFSCGAQVISTDNPPGEPYQKTGYQTIFPDGSTVRWNPINGPTDNTIPPEKK